Proteins encoded by one window of Synechococcus sp. WH 7805:
- a CDS encoding DUF6011 domain-containing protein: MTEVFAEQVGTQVSNGRTFDVFAPTGPMLDHRGHFKEVQLLVGCDLTVLDQCLCRLPQDKKRMGFRLNVNLEPWMLKPNGNWAEARISRSNGKRLGWKPSVFFVAPEGICIGLTGMSIKFFRKAGSADWPRTVLYAEAIARACVGFNADPSGIREFAVDAATHCMCCGKALTVDQSRVRGVGPECLSILNTFLGVEETIAEIEADPLPF; the protein is encoded by the coding sequence ATGACTGAAGTCTTTGCCGAGCAGGTTGGGACACAAGTCTCAAACGGCAGAACCTTCGACGTCTTCGCCCCTACCGGTCCGATGCTGGATCACCGGGGGCATTTCAAAGAAGTTCAGCTGCTTGTTGGTTGTGACTTGACCGTCCTTGATCAATGCCTGTGCCGACTGCCGCAGGACAAGAAGCGGATGGGGTTTCGCCTCAACGTGAACCTTGAGCCATGGATGCTGAAGCCCAATGGCAACTGGGCCGAAGCACGCATCAGCCGTAGCAACGGCAAGCGCCTTGGCTGGAAACCATCCGTGTTCTTCGTCGCGCCTGAAGGGATTTGCATTGGGCTGACCGGGATGAGCATCAAGTTCTTCCGGAAAGCAGGATCGGCCGATTGGCCCCGCACGGTGCTTTACGCCGAAGCGATCGCCAGGGCCTGCGTGGGGTTCAACGCTGACCCGTCCGGCATTCGGGAGTTTGCGGTTGATGCCGCAACTCACTGCATGTGCTGCGGGAAAGCGCTGACCGTCGATCAATCCCGTGTTCGTGGTGTCGGGCCTGAATGCCTGTCAATCCTCAACACCTTCCTTGGTGTCGAAGAAACCATTGCCGAAATCGAAGCCGACCCTTTGCCCTTTTGA